One region of Populus trichocarpa isolate Nisqually-1 chromosome 4, P.trichocarpa_v4.1, whole genome shotgun sequence genomic DNA includes:
- the LOC18097682 gene encoding AUGMIN subunit 5 isoform X1 — translation MQGSSSAVAQPEAILEWLQKEMGYRPLGPYSATTSKSQLPSIDAMRKICRGNMIPIWGFLVKRVKSEKTVENIRKNILVHGSGGGLVNAGKDEGRSKGGRRKEKVGGESGGGSSMPESREVALQEREMAAKEVERLRSIVRRQRKDLRARMIEVSREEAERKRMIDERAKNRHKQVMLEAYDQQCDEAAKIFAEYHKRLHQHVDQARDAQRSSIDSSIEEVSSFSANSEKEAVYSTVKGTKSADDVILIETTCERNIRKACESLAVYMVERIRNSFPAYEGSGIHLNTQSEAAKLAIDFDGEIPDDVRTVIVNCLKNPPLLLQAITAYTSRLKTLVSREIEKTDVRADAELLRYKYENNRVMDVSSTDTNSSLHHQLYGYGMIATDMTYRGSQNQLLERQKAHVQQFLATEDALNKAAEARDLCQKLLKRLHGTGDEVSSNSIVSGGTTQNMSSLRQFELEVWAKEREAAGLRTSLNTLMSEIQRLNKLCAERKEAEDSLRKNWKKIEEFDARRSELEAIYTTLLKFNTEDAAAFWKRQPLIAREYASITIIPACTIVVEIANSAKDLIDKEVNAFSQCPDNSLYMLPSTSQALLESMGSNGSTGPEVAAAAEKNAALLTARAGARDPSAIPSICRVSAALQYPAGLEGSDAGLASVLESLEFCLKLRGSEASVLEDLAKAINLVHIRHDLVESGHAVLNHAYRSQQEYERTTNFCLDLANEQEKIVVEKWLPELKTTALNAQKCLEDCNLMIGGSNQHLLLLTGLQLMDKMLLLGIITSSNFLHFMIKSSCEQDLCALFLV, via the exons ATGCAGGGGTCATCGAGCGCAGTGGCGCAACCAGAGGCCATACTAGAATGGTTGCAAAAGGAGATGGGGTATAGGCCATTAGGACCGTACAGTGCAACCACAAGCAAATCTCAATTGCCTTCAATTGATGCGATGAGGAAAATTTGTCGTGGAAATATGATACCCATTTGGGGGTTTTTGGTAAAGAGAGTGAAATCGGAGAAAACGGTGGAGAATATAAGGAAGAACATATTGGTACATGGTAGTGGTGGTGGTTTGGTAAATGCTGGGAAAGATGAGGGGAGAAGTAAAGGAGGGAGGAGGAAGGAGAAGGTGGGCGGGGAGAGTGGGGGTGGTTCGAGCATGCCGGAGAGTAGGGAGGTGGCATTGCAAGAGAGGGAAATGGCGGCGAAGGAGGTTGAGAGGTTGAGGAGTATTGTTAGAAGGCAGAGGAAGGATTTGAGGGCTAGAATGATTGAGGTTTCGAGGGAGGAGGCGGAGAGGAAGCGTATGATTGATGAGCGTGCTAAGAATAG GCACAAACAGGTCATGCTGGAGGCTTACGACCAGCAATGTGATGAGGCAGCAAAAATATTTGCAGAGTATCATAAACGTCTTCATCAACATGTTGATCAAGCGAGGGATGCTCAAAGGTCAAGCATTGACAGTTCTATTGAAGAAGTTAGCAGTTTCAGTGCAAACAGTGAGAAGGAAGCTGTTTATTCAACCGTTAAGGGCACTAAATCTGCTGATGATGTCATTCTAATTGAAACAACTTGTGAAAGAAATATCCGGAAGGCATGTGAATCTCTTGCAGTTTATATGGTCGAGAGAATACGCAACTCTTTCCCTGCTTATGAAGGAAGTGGCATTCATTTGAATACTCAATCAGAAGCAGCCAAGTTGGCCATTGATTTTGATGGGGAAATACCTGATGATGTTAGAACTGTTATTGTGAATTGCCTGAAGAATCCTCCTCTCTTACTCCAGGCAATTACTGCATACACTTCACGACTGAAAACTTTGGTTTctagagaaattgaaaaaactgatGTTAGAGCTGATGCAGAACTCTTAAG ATACAAATACGAGAACAACAGGGTAATGGATGTTTCTTCTACTGACACAAACTCATCATTACACCACCAGCTTTATGGCTATGGGATGATTGCAACAGACATGACTTATAGAGGATCACAAAATCAGCTTCTTGAAAGACAG AAAGCCCATGTTCAGCAATTTTTGGCCACTGAAGATGCACTCAATAAAGCTGCAGAAGCCAGGGACTTGTGTCAGAAGCTTTTAAAACGATTGCATGGAACTGGTGATGAAGTTTCTTCCAACTCAATTGTTAGTGGAGGCACAACACAGAACATGAGCAGTCTGAGGCAATTCGAG TTGGAGGTTTGGGCCAAGGAGAGGGAAGCTGCTGGACTGAGGACAAGCTTGAATACATTGATGTCTGAAATACAACGCTTAAATAAATTGTGTGCAGAGAGGAAAGAGGCTGAAGATTCTTTGAGAAAGAATTGGAAGAAGATTGAAGAGTTTGATGCACGCAGATCTGAACTTGAAGCTATATATACCACTTTACTGAAGTTTAACACGGAG GATGCGGCAGCATTCTGGAAACGACAGCCATTGATTGCAAGGGAGTATGCATCAATTACTATCATCCCAGCATGTACAATTGTTGTGGAAATTGCAAACAGTGCCAAAGATCTTATTGATAAAGAAGTTAATGCCTTCTCGCAATGTCCTGATAATAGTCTTTACATGCTTCCTTCAACTTCACAG GCACTGTTGGAGTCCATGGGTTCTAATGGATCTACAGGACCTgaagttgctgctgctgcagagAAGAATGCTGCTTTATTGACAGCAAGAGCTGGTGCTAGGGATCCATCAGCAATCCCATCCATATGCCGTGTGTCTGCTGCCCTTCAGTATCCTGCTG GTTTGGAGGGTTCGGATGCTGGTTTAGCTTCAGTGTTAGAGTCCCTGGAGTTCTGTTTAAAACTTCGTGGTTCTGAGGCTAGTGTGTTGGAGGACTTGGCAAAGGCAATCAATCTGGTCCATATTCGGCATGATCTTGTTGAAAGTGGTCATGCAGTGTTGAACCATGCATACCGATCTCAACAAGAATATGAAAG GACAACAAATTTTTGCTTGGACTTGGCCAATGAGCAAGAGAAAATTGTCGTGGAGAAATGGTTACCTGAGCTTAAGACTACAGCTTTGAATGCCCAAAAGTGCTTGGAAGATTGCAA CTTGATGATTGGTGGGAGCAACCAGCATCTACTGTTGTTGACTGGGTTACAGTTGATGGACAAAATGTTGCTGCTTGGCATAATCACGTCAAGCAACTTCTTGCATTTTATGATAAAGAGCTCATGTGAACAAGATCTTTGTGCACTTTTCCTTGtttga
- the LOC18097682 gene encoding AUGMIN subunit 5 isoform X2 produces MQGSSSAVAQPEAILEWLQKEMGYRPLGPYSATTSKSQLPSIDAMRKICRGNMIPIWGFLVKRVKSEKTVENIRKNILVHGSGGGLVNAGKDEGRSKGGRRKEKVGGESGGGSSMPESREVALQEREMAAKEVERLRSIVRRQRKDLRARMIEVSREEAERKRMIDERAKNRHKQVMLEAYDQQCDEAAKIFAEYHKRLHQHVDQARDAQRSSIDSSIEEVSSFSANSEKEAVYSTVKGTKSADDVILIETTCERNIRKACESLAVYMVERIRNSFPAYEGSGIHLNTQSEAAKLAIDFDGEIPDDVRTVIVNCLKNPPLLLQAITAYTSRLKTLVSREIEKTDVRADAELLRYKYENNRVMDVSSTDTNSSLHHQLYGYGMIATDMTYRGSQNQLLERQKAHVQQFLATEDALNKAAEARDLCQKLLKRLHGTGDEVSSNSIVSGGTTQNMSSLRQFELEVWAKEREAAGLRTSLNTLMSEIQRLNKLCAERKEAEDSLRKNWKKIEEFDARRSELEAIYTTLLKFNTEDAAAFWKRQPLIAREYASITIIPACTIVVEIANSAKDLIDKEVNAFSQCPDNSLYMLPSTSQALLESMGSNGSTGPEVAAAAEKNAALLTARAGARDPSAIPSICRVSAALQYPAGLEGSDAGLASVLESLEFCLKLRGSEASVLEDLAKAINLVHIRHDLVESGHAVLNHAYRSQQEYERTTNFCLDLANEQEKIVVEKWLPELKTTALNAQKCLEDCKYVRGLLDDWWEQPASTVVDWVTVDGQNVAAWHNHVKQLLAFYDKELM; encoded by the exons ATGCAGGGGTCATCGAGCGCAGTGGCGCAACCAGAGGCCATACTAGAATGGTTGCAAAAGGAGATGGGGTATAGGCCATTAGGACCGTACAGTGCAACCACAAGCAAATCTCAATTGCCTTCAATTGATGCGATGAGGAAAATTTGTCGTGGAAATATGATACCCATTTGGGGGTTTTTGGTAAAGAGAGTGAAATCGGAGAAAACGGTGGAGAATATAAGGAAGAACATATTGGTACATGGTAGTGGTGGTGGTTTGGTAAATGCTGGGAAAGATGAGGGGAGAAGTAAAGGAGGGAGGAGGAAGGAGAAGGTGGGCGGGGAGAGTGGGGGTGGTTCGAGCATGCCGGAGAGTAGGGAGGTGGCATTGCAAGAGAGGGAAATGGCGGCGAAGGAGGTTGAGAGGTTGAGGAGTATTGTTAGAAGGCAGAGGAAGGATTTGAGGGCTAGAATGATTGAGGTTTCGAGGGAGGAGGCGGAGAGGAAGCGTATGATTGATGAGCGTGCTAAGAATAG GCACAAACAGGTCATGCTGGAGGCTTACGACCAGCAATGTGATGAGGCAGCAAAAATATTTGCAGAGTATCATAAACGTCTTCATCAACATGTTGATCAAGCGAGGGATGCTCAAAGGTCAAGCATTGACAGTTCTATTGAAGAAGTTAGCAGTTTCAGTGCAAACAGTGAGAAGGAAGCTGTTTATTCAACCGTTAAGGGCACTAAATCTGCTGATGATGTCATTCTAATTGAAACAACTTGTGAAAGAAATATCCGGAAGGCATGTGAATCTCTTGCAGTTTATATGGTCGAGAGAATACGCAACTCTTTCCCTGCTTATGAAGGAAGTGGCATTCATTTGAATACTCAATCAGAAGCAGCCAAGTTGGCCATTGATTTTGATGGGGAAATACCTGATGATGTTAGAACTGTTATTGTGAATTGCCTGAAGAATCCTCCTCTCTTACTCCAGGCAATTACTGCATACACTTCACGACTGAAAACTTTGGTTTctagagaaattgaaaaaactgatGTTAGAGCTGATGCAGAACTCTTAAG ATACAAATACGAGAACAACAGGGTAATGGATGTTTCTTCTACTGACACAAACTCATCATTACACCACCAGCTTTATGGCTATGGGATGATTGCAACAGACATGACTTATAGAGGATCACAAAATCAGCTTCTTGAAAGACAG AAAGCCCATGTTCAGCAATTTTTGGCCACTGAAGATGCACTCAATAAAGCTGCAGAAGCCAGGGACTTGTGTCAGAAGCTTTTAAAACGATTGCATGGAACTGGTGATGAAGTTTCTTCCAACTCAATTGTTAGTGGAGGCACAACACAGAACATGAGCAGTCTGAGGCAATTCGAG TTGGAGGTTTGGGCCAAGGAGAGGGAAGCTGCTGGACTGAGGACAAGCTTGAATACATTGATGTCTGAAATACAACGCTTAAATAAATTGTGTGCAGAGAGGAAAGAGGCTGAAGATTCTTTGAGAAAGAATTGGAAGAAGATTGAAGAGTTTGATGCACGCAGATCTGAACTTGAAGCTATATATACCACTTTACTGAAGTTTAACACGGAG GATGCGGCAGCATTCTGGAAACGACAGCCATTGATTGCAAGGGAGTATGCATCAATTACTATCATCCCAGCATGTACAATTGTTGTGGAAATTGCAAACAGTGCCAAAGATCTTATTGATAAAGAAGTTAATGCCTTCTCGCAATGTCCTGATAATAGTCTTTACATGCTTCCTTCAACTTCACAG GCACTGTTGGAGTCCATGGGTTCTAATGGATCTACAGGACCTgaagttgctgctgctgcagagAAGAATGCTGCTTTATTGACAGCAAGAGCTGGTGCTAGGGATCCATCAGCAATCCCATCCATATGCCGTGTGTCTGCTGCCCTTCAGTATCCTGCTG GTTTGGAGGGTTCGGATGCTGGTTTAGCTTCAGTGTTAGAGTCCCTGGAGTTCTGTTTAAAACTTCGTGGTTCTGAGGCTAGTGTGTTGGAGGACTTGGCAAAGGCAATCAATCTGGTCCATATTCGGCATGATCTTGTTGAAAGTGGTCATGCAGTGTTGAACCATGCATACCGATCTCAACAAGAATATGAAAG GACAACAAATTTTTGCTTGGACTTGGCCAATGAGCAAGAGAAAATTGTCGTGGAGAAATGGTTACCTGAGCTTAAGACTACAGCTTTGAATGCCCAAAAGTGCTTGGAAGATTGCAAGTACGTGAGAGGTTTG CTTGATGATTGGTGGGAGCAACCAGCATCTACTGTTGTTGACTGGGTTACAGTTGATGGACAAAATGTTGCTGCTTGGCATAATCACGTCAAGCAACTTCTTGCATTTTATGATAAAGAGCTCATGTGA